In the genome of Myxococcus stipitatus, one region contains:
- the gyrA gene encoding DNA gyrase subunit A: protein MADDTTDKPASPSAPPPPDGAGELIPVNIEDEMRRSYLDYSMSVIIGRALPDVRDGLKPVHRRVLFAMNDLANYHNRPYKKSARVVGDVIGKYHPHGDSSVYDAMVRLAQPWSLRYLLVDGQGNFGSVDGDMPAAMRYTEARMDRLAEELLSDIDKETVDFGPNYDDSLEEPLVLPARFPNLLVNGSSGIAVGMTTNIPPHNMTEVINGTLHLIDNPTCTVRDLMEFITGPDFPTGAFITGREGILRAYETGRGQITVRARSEIETSKKGDRESIIFTEIPYQVNKARLIEKIAELVREKKLEGISDIRDESDRQGMRIVIELKRDAISQVVLNNLYQSTALETTFGAVMLAIDGGQPRTLNLKELLDRFVAHRRDVVTRRSRFELRKALARMHIVEGLLVAQDLIDLVVSLIRASKDPDEARWGLMNILSPTLYEHERFANLQRIDYAKAKAQMELLVSRARNEEPAYQGLAHKYEGSGFSQEQAQNILEMRLQRLTGLQREELFRELIGLVRDVIRLQDILANEGSLLNVIKTELMEIRTRYGDERRTQIIGAVDDITSEDLIAEETMVVTLSHTGYVKRSPLSEYRAQKRGGRGKTGAATKEDDFVSKLFVASTHAYLMPITTKGKLYSLKVHQIPQASRTSRGKAMVNLVQFGEGERLAQILVTRDFPENRYVFFVTKKGVVKRTDLSAFENVRSSGIIALGIDEGDELVAVMITDGTKDILLSTASGMSIRFPESEVRSMGRQAFGVKGITLEEGDEVVGADLVEQGSAILTVTENGYGKRTEETEYRQQGRGGKGIIDIKTTERNGKVVGVVQVKESDEVMLVTNGGMLIRMKVKEISVIGRNTQGVRLIALENDQEKVMALSKLPEGEESEDEPTEASAANAGATDVAAAESSEAPADAPESSEAPAEGGGSEEPQA from the coding sequence ATGGCTGACGACACCACCGACAAGCCGGCATCGCCCTCCGCGCCCCCGCCTCCTGACGGCGCTGGAGAGCTCATTCCCGTGAACATCGAAGACGAGATGCGGCGCTCGTATCTCGACTACTCGATGTCCGTCATCATCGGTCGCGCGCTGCCTGATGTCCGCGACGGCCTCAAGCCCGTGCATCGCCGCGTGCTGTTCGCGATGAACGACCTGGCGAACTACCACAACCGCCCCTACAAGAAGAGCGCGCGCGTGGTCGGTGACGTCATCGGTAAGTACCACCCGCACGGTGACTCGTCGGTGTACGACGCCATGGTGCGCCTGGCGCAGCCGTGGAGCCTGCGCTACCTCCTGGTGGACGGCCAGGGCAACTTCGGCTCGGTCGACGGCGATATGCCCGCCGCCATGCGCTACACGGAAGCGCGCATGGACCGGCTGGCGGAGGAGCTCCTGTCGGACATCGACAAGGAGACCGTCGACTTCGGCCCCAACTACGACGACTCCCTCGAGGAGCCGCTCGTGTTGCCGGCGCGCTTCCCCAACCTCCTCGTCAACGGCAGCAGCGGCATCGCGGTGGGCATGACCACCAACATCCCGCCGCACAACATGACGGAGGTCATCAACGGGACGCTGCACCTCATCGACAACCCGACGTGCACCGTCCGGGACCTGATGGAGTTCATCACCGGCCCCGACTTCCCCACCGGCGCGTTCATCACCGGCCGCGAGGGCATCCTCCGCGCGTACGAGACGGGGCGCGGGCAGATCACCGTGCGGGCGCGCTCGGAAATCGAGACGTCGAAGAAGGGGGACCGCGAGTCCATCATCTTCACGGAGATTCCGTACCAGGTGAACAAGGCCCGGCTCATCGAGAAGATCGCCGAGCTGGTTCGCGAGAAGAAGCTGGAGGGCATCAGCGACATCCGTGACGAGAGCGACCGTCAGGGCATGCGCATCGTCATCGAGCTCAAGCGCGACGCGATTTCGCAGGTGGTGCTCAACAACCTGTACCAGTCCACGGCGCTGGAGACGACGTTCGGCGCGGTGATGCTGGCCATCGACGGCGGGCAGCCTCGCACGCTGAACCTGAAGGAGCTGCTGGACCGCTTCGTCGCCCACCGCCGCGACGTGGTGACGCGGCGCAGCCGCTTCGAGCTGCGCAAGGCGCTGGCGCGCATGCACATCGTCGAGGGCCTGCTCGTCGCGCAGGACCTCATCGACCTGGTGGTCAGCCTCATCCGCGCGTCGAAGGACCCGGACGAAGCGCGCTGGGGCCTGATGAACATCCTGTCGCCCACGCTGTACGAGCACGAGCGCTTCGCCAACCTCCAGCGCATCGACTACGCGAAGGCGAAGGCGCAGATGGAGCTGCTCGTCTCGCGCGCGCGCAACGAGGAGCCGGCGTACCAGGGCCTGGCGCACAAGTACGAGGGCTCGGGCTTCAGCCAGGAGCAGGCGCAGAACATCCTCGAGATGCGGCTGCAGCGCCTCACCGGCCTCCAGCGCGAGGAGCTGTTCCGCGAGCTCATCGGCCTGGTGCGCGACGTGATTCGCCTCCAGGACATCCTCGCCAACGAGGGCAGCCTGCTCAACGTCATCAAGACGGAGCTGATGGAGATCCGCACGCGCTACGGCGACGAGCGCCGGACGCAGATCATCGGCGCGGTGGACGACATCACCAGCGAGGACCTCATCGCCGAGGAGACGATGGTGGTCACGCTGTCCCACACCGGCTACGTGAAGCGCTCGCCGCTGTCGGAGTACCGGGCGCAGAAGCGCGGTGGGCGCGGCAAGACGGGCGCGGCGACGAAGGAAGATGACTTCGTCAGCAAGCTCTTCGTGGCCAGCACCCACGCGTACCTGATGCCGATTACGACCAAGGGCAAGCTGTACTCGCTCAAGGTGCATCAGATTCCGCAGGCCAGCCGCACGTCGCGCGGCAAGGCCATGGTGAACCTGGTGCAGTTCGGCGAGGGCGAGCGGCTGGCGCAGATTCTCGTCACGAGGGACTTCCCCGAGAACCGCTACGTCTTCTTCGTGACGAAGAAGGGCGTGGTGAAGCGCACGGACCTGAGCGCGTTCGAGAACGTTCGCTCCAGCGGCATCATCGCGCTGGGCATCGACGAGGGTGACGAGCTGGTGGCGGTGATGATCACCGACGGCACGAAGGACATCCTCCTGTCGACGGCGTCGGGCATGAGCATCCGCTTCCCCGAGTCGGAGGTCCGCTCCATGGGCCGTCAGGCCTTCGGCGTGAAGGGAATCACGCTGGAGGAGGGCGACGAGGTGGTGGGCGCCGACCTGGTGGAGCAGGGCTCCGCCATCCTCACGGTGACGGAGAACGGCTACGGCAAGCGGACGGAGGAGACCGAGTACCGGCAGCAGGGCCGCGGCGGCAAGGGCATCATCGACATCAAGACCACCGAGCGGAACGGCAAGGTGGTGGGCGTGGTGCAGGTGAAGGAGTCGGACGAGGTGATGCTCGTCACCAACGGCGGCATGCTCATCCGCATGAAGGTGAAGGAGATCTCCGTCATCGGCCGCAACACGCAGGGCGTGCGCCTCATCGCGCTGGAGAACGACCAGGAGAAGGTCATGGCGCTCTCCAAGCTGCCCGAGGGCGAGGAGTCCGAGGACGAGCCGACGGAGGCGTCCGCCGCCAACGCCGGTGCCACGGACGTGGCCGCCGCGGAGTCCAGCGAGGCCCCCGCCGACGCGCCCGAGTCCTCCGAGGCTCCGGCCGAGGGCGGTGGCTCCGAG